The following coding sequences lie in one Chloroflexaceae bacterium genomic window:
- a CDS encoding hydrogenase maturation protease, with protein MSTTHIELTSLGYLHLPADVAERYFPHNTMVALPKGRELWLLPTRGPGAGGLLLKQRNARGDRSVLIWDLLPSGTPPGPRPAFWDEGGGALRVTL; from the coding sequence ATGTCAACCACTCACATCGAATTGACCTCCCTGGGGTACCTGCATTTGCCCGCGGATGTGGCGGAACGATATTTTCCGCACAACACGATGGTGGCCCTGCCGAAGGGCCGTGAACTCTGGCTGTTGCCCACGCGCGGGCCGGGCGCGGGCGGGTTGCTGCTCAAACAGCGCAACGCTCGCGGCGACCGCAGCGTGCTGATCTGGGATCTGCTGCCTTCGGGCACGCCGCCGGGACCGCGACCGGCCTTCTGGGACGAGGGCGGCGGCGCGCTGCGTGTCACGCTGTGA
- a CDS encoding hydrogenase maturation protease has translation METVIIGCGNLLRGDDGVGPILIRRLWELGPPPGARLVDGGTAGMDVAFQMRGAARVIIVDASRTGAVPGSLYRVPGAALEQIPPLRGMNLHAFRWDHALAFARWLLKEEYPRDVTVYLIEGASFDPGAPLSPAVAESMEGLAQRLLAEWSAPLRWTSEVR, from the coding sequence ATGGAAACGGTCATTATCGGGTGCGGCAACCTGTTGCGGGGCGACGATGGAGTCGGCCCGATCCTCATTCGCCGGCTCTGGGAGCTTGGCCCGCCGCCGGGCGCGCGGCTGGTGGACGGCGGCACGGCGGGAATGGACGTGGCCTTTCAGATGCGCGGGGCCGCGCGGGTGATCATCGTAGACGCCTCGCGCACCGGCGCGGTGCCGGGCAGTCTCTACCGGGTGCCCGGCGCTGCCCTGGAACAGATCCCTCCGCTCCGGGGCATGAACCTGCACGCCTTTCGCTGGGATCATGCCCTGGCCTTCGCCCGCTGGCTGCTCAAGGAGGAATACCCGCGCGACGTGACGGTCTACCTGATTGAGGGCGCCAGCTTCGACCCGGGGGCGCCGCTCAGCCCGGCCGTCGCCGAGAGCATGGAGGGCCTGGCGCAGCGTCTCCTGGCCGAATGGAGCGCGCCGCTACGCTGGACATCGGAGGTTCGCTGA
- a CDS encoding nickel-dependent hydrogenase large subunit — protein MATVTDLSPAGATALDLHVSPLGRVEGDLDVRVSVRDGVVTGAWTEAAMFRGFEIILRGKDPQAGLIVTPRICGICGGSHLYKAAYALDTAWKTELPPNATLVRNIAQACETLQSIPRWFYALFAIDLVNKNYARAEGYEEAVRRFAPFVGTSYEVGVTLSGKPVEVYAIYGGQWPHSSFMIPGGVMCGPTLADVTRSIAILEYWKDEWLEKRWLGCSVDRWLENRSWADVLAWVDEKESHYNSDCGFFIRFAQRIGLDTFGAGFGNYLATGTYFNPEKYARPTIEGRNAALINRSGVFADGVYYDFDQANVREDVTHAFFEGNHALHPFEGRTEPLDPAIGRKQGKYTWAKAPRYEIPGVGAKPLEAGPLARQVIAGKPGAEPWQDYDPLFYDAVTTVGPSVLVRVLARMHEAPKYYKLARKWLDELDLHEKFYIKPQELPDGRGFGSTEAARGSLSDWIVLKDGKIENYQVVTPTAWNIGPRDRKEVNGPMEQAFVGTPIADPKDPVELGHVARSFDSCLVCTVHAYDEKSGKELARFRIGEGA, from the coding sequence ATGGCTACCGTGACCGATCTTTCCCCCGCGGGCGCTACGGCCCTCGATCTGCACGTCAGCCCCCTCGGTCGGGTAGAGGGCGACCTCGATGTGCGCGTGTCCGTCCGTGACGGAGTGGTGACCGGGGCGTGGACCGAGGCGGCGATGTTCCGGGGCTTTGAGATCATCCTTAGAGGCAAGGACCCCCAGGCTGGCCTGATCGTGACCCCGCGCATCTGCGGCATCTGCGGCGGCAGCCACCTCTACAAGGCGGCCTACGCTCTCGATACCGCCTGGAAAACCGAACTGCCTCCCAATGCCACCCTGGTGCGCAATATCGCCCAGGCGTGCGAGACGCTGCAAAGCATCCCGCGCTGGTTCTACGCCCTTTTCGCCATTGACCTGGTGAACAAAAACTACGCCCGGGCCGAGGGCTATGAAGAGGCAGTACGCCGTTTCGCGCCCTTCGTCGGTACAAGCTACGAGGTCGGAGTGACTCTCTCGGGCAAGCCAGTGGAGGTCTACGCGATCTACGGCGGCCAGTGGCCGCACTCCAGCTTCATGATCCCCGGCGGGGTCATGTGCGGCCCTACCCTCGCCGATGTGACGCGCTCGATCGCCATCCTGGAGTACTGGAAGGACGAGTGGCTGGAGAAACGCTGGCTGGGCTGTTCGGTGGACCGCTGGCTCGAGAACCGCTCCTGGGCCGATGTGCTGGCCTGGGTGGACGAGAAGGAGAGCCATTACAACTCCGACTGCGGCTTCTTCATTCGCTTCGCCCAGCGGATTGGCCTGGATACGTTTGGCGCGGGCTTTGGCAACTACCTGGCGACCGGCACCTACTTCAACCCCGAGAAGTACGCGCGCCCGACCATCGAGGGCCGTAATGCCGCGCTGATCAACCGCTCGGGGGTCTTTGCCGACGGCGTGTACTACGACTTCGACCAGGCCAATGTGCGCGAGGATGTGACCCACGCCTTCTTCGAGGGCAACCACGCCCTGCACCCCTTTGAGGGCCGCACCGAGCCGCTGGACCCGGCGATCGGGCGCAAGCAGGGCAAGTACACCTGGGCCAAGGCCCCGCGCTACGAGATCCCCGGCGTTGGCGCGAAGCCCCTGGAGGCCGGCCCGCTGGCGCGGCAGGTGATCGCCGGCAAGCCCGGCGCTGAGCCGTGGCAGGACTACGATCCGCTCTTCTACGACGCGGTTACGACCGTTGGCCCCAGTGTGCTGGTGCGGGTGCTGGCGCGCATGCACGAGGCTCCCAAGTATTATAAACTGGCCCGTAAATGGCTCGATGAACTCGACCTGCACGAGAAGTTCTACATCAAGCCTCAGGAACTCCCCGATGGGCGCGGCTTCGGCTCGACGGAAGCGGCGCGGGGCAGTCTCTCCGACTGGATCGTGCTCAAGGATGGGAAGATCGAGAACTACCAGGTGGTCACGCCCACGGCCTGGAACATTGGCCCCCGCGATCGCAAAGAGGTCAACGGGCCGATGGAGCAGGCCTTCGTCGGCACGCCCATCGCCGACCCGAAGGATCCGGTCGAACTGGGGCACGTGGCCCGCAGCTTCGACTCCTGCCTGGTCTGCACCGTCCACGCCTACGACGAGAAGAGCGGCAAGGAACTGGCGCGCTTCCGCATCGGCGAGGGGGCGTAG
- a CDS encoding hydrogenase, translating to MATLLWLQGGACSGNTMSFLNAEEPSACDLVTDFGIEILWHPSLGMELGEAAQQLFYACARGERPLDIFVFEGTVILGPNGSGRYDMFADRPMKDWVYELANQASIVVAIGDCACWGGIPAVAPNPSESVGLQYLRKAKGGFLGGDWRSKAGLPVINIPGCPAHPDWVTQILVAVASGRAGDVALDELQRPQTFFKSFTQTGCTRVQFFEYKQSTMEFGQGTRTGCLFYEFGCRGPMTRSPCNRILWNRQSSKTRAGMPCTGCTEPEFPFFDLAPGTVFKTQKVSGTIPRDVPTGTDPISYMALAAAARVAAPRWSKEDMFVV from the coding sequence ATGGCAACCCTGTTATGGCTCCAGGGAGGGGCATGTAGCGGCAACACCATGTCCTTCCTCAACGCTGAGGAACCGAGCGCCTGTGATCTGGTGACGGACTTCGGGATCGAGATTCTCTGGCATCCCTCGCTGGGGATGGAGCTGGGCGAGGCCGCGCAGCAACTCTTCTACGCCTGCGCCCGTGGCGAACGTCCGCTCGATATCTTCGTGTTCGAGGGGACGGTGATCCTGGGGCCGAACGGCTCGGGCCGCTACGATATGTTCGCCGATCGGCCGATGAAGGACTGGGTGTATGAACTGGCCAACCAGGCCAGCATCGTGGTGGCGATCGGCGATTGCGCCTGCTGGGGCGGCATCCCCGCCGTGGCCCCCAATCCCAGCGAGTCGGTCGGCCTGCAGTACCTCCGCAAGGCGAAAGGCGGGTTCCTCGGCGGCGACTGGCGCTCCAAAGCTGGCCTTCCGGTGATCAACATCCCGGGTTGCCCCGCCCACCCTGACTGGGTCACCCAGATCCTGGTAGCTGTGGCCAGCGGGCGCGCCGGCGACGTGGCCCTCGACGAGTTGCAGCGCCCGCAGACCTTCTTTAAGAGCTTTACCCAGACCGGCTGCACCCGCGTGCAATTCTTCGAGTACAAGCAGTCCACTATGGAGTTCGGACAGGGCACCCGCACCGGCTGTCTGTTCTACGAGTTTGGCTGCCGCGGCCCGATGACCCGCTCGCCCTGCAATCGCATCCTCTGGAACCGCCAGTCCTCCAAGACCCGCGCCGGCATGCCCTGCACCGGCTGCACCGAACCGGAGTTTCCCTTCTTCGACCTGGCGCCCGGCACAGTGTTTAAAACCCAGAAGGTCAGCGGCACTATTCCTCGCGACGTACCCACCGGCACCGATCCGATCAGCTACATGGCCCTGGCAGCAGCGGCTCGCGTGGCGGCGCCCAGGTGGTCGAAAGAAGATATGTTTGTGGTGTAG
- the hypB gene encoding hydrogenase nickel incorporation protein HypB, which yields MSTVSTRLLEIRTGVLSKNDQLAARLRERFQEAGVLALNFVSSPGSGKTALLERTLTELVRAGRRPAALVGDLATDNDARRLERSGALVRQIQTRDMCHLEAEMISAHLEAAGWNLAELDYLFIENVGNLVCPSGYDLGEQVRVVLLSVTEGEDKPVKYPVLFNSADVAIITKLDLAEACGIDLALMRRNIKEVRPGITIFETSARTGAGMDVWMAWLMARCVEG from the coding sequence ATGTCAACCGTATCTACGCGTTTGCTGGAGATCCGCACCGGTGTCCTCAGCAAGAACGATCAACTGGCAGCGCGCCTGCGCGAGCGTTTTCAGGAGGCCGGGGTGCTGGCGCTCAACTTCGTCTCCAGTCCCGGCAGCGGCAAGACGGCCCTTCTGGAACGCACCCTCACCGAACTGGTGCGGGCCGGGCGGCGCCCGGCGGCCCTGGTGGGCGACCTGGCGACCGATAACGACGCCCGGCGCCTGGAACGCAGCGGCGCCCTCGTCCGCCAGATACAAACCCGCGATATGTGCCACCTGGAAGCCGAGATGATCAGCGCGCACCTGGAGGCGGCGGGCTGGAACCTGGCGGAACTGGATTATCTCTTCATCGAGAACGTCGGCAACCTGGTGTGCCCCTCTGGCTACGACCTGGGCGAGCAGGTGCGCGTGGTGCTGCTGTCGGTCACCGAGGGCGAGGATAAGCCGGTGAAGTACCCGGTGCTGTTCAACTCCGCCGATGTCGCTATCATCACCAAGCTCGACCTGGCCGAGGCATGCGGGATCGATCTGGCTCTGATGCGCCGCAATATCAAGGAGGTACGGCCCGGAATTACCATCTTTGAAACCTCCGCTCGCACCGGGGCGGGTATGGACGTCTGGATGGCGTGGTTGATGGCGAGGTGTGTGGAGGGGTAG
- the hypA gene encoding hydrogenase maturation nickel metallochaperone HypA: MHELSIALSLVEIVEEAARRAGAERVVAVHLRLGAMSGVVREALEFCFPLAAQHTLVEGARLEIETVPLVLACDPCGRDVQPEEGSFRCPFCGAPSMHIRQGRELEVTGIEVPDPEPAMEER, encoded by the coding sequence ATGCACGAACTATCCATTGCTCTGAGTCTCGTGGAAATCGTCGAGGAGGCGGCCCGCCGGGCCGGGGCCGAGCGCGTGGTCGCGGTGCACCTGCGCCTGGGGGCCATGTCCGGCGTGGTGCGGGAGGCTCTGGAGTTCTGCTTCCCGCTCGCGGCTCAGCATACGCTGGTCGAAGGGGCGCGGCTGGAGATCGAGACGGTTCCGCTGGTGCTGGCATGCGACCCCTGCGGTCGCGACGTGCAGCCGGAGGAAGGCAGTTTTCGCTGCCCGTTCTGCGGCGCTCCGAGTATGCACATCCGCCAGGGGCGCGAGCTTGAGGTGACCGGGATCGAGGTTCCCGACCCTGAACCGGCGATGGAGGAACGCTGA
- a CDS encoding DUF1641 domain-containing protein, whose product MMSSNGATSSRSASLEALLDRLNEPRTVEALHQLLDHAELLAYSASALDGLIRRGETITDNVAASLDEVRQALPADGGIYLRELAVLGKELPAITATATQLAQLSAQPEFQATLAALRNPATLQAINQLLGQLELVAFALTAANSLLQRGEELTDNIRSSLDDVRGAIPSESNEVIAQILSLAVLLPYLPRLVAVAPKFIEIIERLAPFVASQEFDALLSSGVFQPATVKLVGQAGDAFVASYEEQRRHPPKRGLLSLLGALRDPDVQRAAALILAFGRRFGHSLER is encoded by the coding sequence ATGATGAGCAGCAACGGCGCCACTTCTTCCCGCAGCGCCTCGCTGGAGGCGCTGCTTGATCGTCTGAACGAGCCGCGCACGGTTGAGGCGCTGCACCAGTTGCTCGACCACGCCGAACTGCTGGCCTATTCGGCCAGTGCGCTGGACGGGCTGATCCGCCGGGGTGAGACAATCACCGACAATGTCGCCGCCAGTCTCGATGAGGTGCGGCAGGCCCTGCCAGCAGACGGCGGGATCTACCTGCGCGAACTGGCGGTCCTGGGCAAGGAACTGCCCGCCATTACGGCTACGGCAACCCAACTGGCGCAACTGTCGGCCCAACCGGAGTTTCAGGCCACCCTTGCCGCCCTGCGCAACCCGGCAACGCTCCAGGCCATCAACCAGCTCCTGGGCCAGCTCGAACTGGTCGCCTTCGCGCTTACGGCGGCGAACAGCCTGTTGCAGCGCGGCGAGGAATTGACAGACAATATCCGCTCCAGCCTCGACGATGTGCGCGGCGCGATTCCCAGCGAAAGCAACGAGGTGATCGCCCAGATCCTCTCGCTGGCCGTGCTGCTGCCCTACCTCCCCCGGCTTGTCGCCGTGGCGCCGAAGTTCATCGAGATTATCGAGCGGCTGGCGCCCTTTGTTGCCTCACAAGAGTTTGACGCCTTGCTCAGCTCCGGCGTGTTCCAGCCGGCGACGGTGAAGCTGGTCGGGCAGGCCGGCGACGCCTTTGTGGCCAGCTACGAAGAACAGCGCCGCCACCCGCCGAAGCGGGGCCTGCTGAGCCTGCTGGGCGCGCTGCGCGACCCCGATGTGCAGCGGGCCGCGGCGCTCATCCTGGCCTTCGGGAGGCGTTTCGGGCATTCGCTGGAGCGGTGA
- the hypF gene encoding carbamoyltransferase HypF: MQTEEREGVARWRVLARGIVQGVGFRPFVFGLAHRLGLAGFVRNDSTGVTIEIEGPPGSLEQFVAALRSEAPPLARIETLERAPMPPRGDNGFTIVASAATATRRTLIAPDSATCADCLRELRDPADRRYGYPFINCTNCGPRFTIVLDIPYDRDRTTMRQFTLCPACRAEYENPLDRRFHAQPNACPVCGPQLQWEALDESFAAAGAAPLEAAAAALVAGAIVAVKGLGGYHLACDALNPGAVTRLRRRKQREARPFALMAPDLATVRRLCVLSADEEALLLSPRRPIVLLDRLPDAPVAPDVAPGHTTLGLMLPYTPLHTLLLDAFAARRDPAQPAVLVLTSGNLSDEPIAYRDDDARARLASIADAILSHNRPIHIRCDDSVTRVVAGGEQPLRRSRGYVPEPLRLDLAAPRPILAVGAHQKNTFCLFREREAVLSHHIGDLENLETLTSFREGIAHFERLFDIAPEVVAYDLHPEYLATKEALALSVDIKIGVQHHHAHIASVLAEHGRAGPVIGVAADGTGYGPDGAIWGGEVLLATLGEYTRLGHLAYVPLPGGDAAVRQPWRMALAYLWQAYGPDLTTLDLPLLKELDPLRKGLILRMIERGLNSPPTSSMGRLFDAAAALAGLHPEASYEGQAAIALEHAAEPAERGYPFSIILDVPFRLDMRPAIRALVEDVRRGVSVGVIAGRFHATVAACLAAACRLARERTGLEVVALSGGVFQNRLLLESLLPRLAADGFETLINRRVPPNDGGLSLGQAAVAAWRIRTH, encoded by the coding sequence ATGCAGACGGAAGAACGCGAGGGCGTGGCGCGCTGGCGAGTGCTGGCGCGGGGGATCGTGCAGGGGGTCGGCTTTCGCCCCTTTGTCTTCGGGCTCGCCCATCGGCTGGGGCTGGCGGGCTTCGTGCGCAACGACAGCACCGGGGTCACGATCGAGATCGAAGGGCCGCCCGGCAGCCTGGAGCAGTTCGTGGCGGCGCTGCGCTCTGAGGCGCCGCCACTGGCGCGGATAGAGACCCTGGAGCGCGCGCCAATGCCACCCCGGGGTGACAACGGCTTCACCATCGTCGCCAGCGCCGCCACGGCCACCCGGCGCACCCTGATCGCTCCCGATAGCGCCACCTGCGCCGATTGTCTGCGCGAACTGCGCGATCCCGCCGACCGGCGCTACGGTTATCCCTTCATCAACTGCACCAACTGCGGCCCGCGCTTCACTATCGTGCTCGACATCCCCTACGACCGCGACCGCACGACCATGCGCCAGTTCACCCTCTGCCCCGCCTGCCGCGCTGAGTACGAGAATCCCCTCGACCGGCGCTTCCACGCCCAGCCCAACGCCTGCCCCGTTTGCGGGCCGCAGTTGCAGTGGGAGGCGCTGGACGAGTCCTTTGCCGCGGCGGGCGCGGCCCCGCTGGAAGCGGCGGCGGCGGCGCTGGTCGCCGGGGCGATTGTGGCGGTCAAGGGGCTGGGCGGCTACCACCTGGCCTGCGACGCGCTCAATCCCGGCGCCGTCACCCGCCTGCGCCGGCGCAAACAGCGCGAGGCCAGGCCCTTCGCGCTCATGGCCCCCGATCTGGCCACTGTCCGGCGCCTGTGCGTCCTGAGCGCGGACGAGGAAGCGCTGCTCCTCTCCCCGCGCCGCCCGATCGTGCTGCTCGACCGGCTGCCCGACGCGCCCGTGGCCCCTGATGTGGCGCCTGGCCATACCACCCTGGGCCTGATGCTTCCCTACACCCCGCTGCACACCCTGCTGCTCGACGCCTTCGCCGCCCGCCGCGATCCGGCGCAGCCCGCGGTGCTGGTGCTCACCAGCGGCAACCTGAGCGACGAGCCGATCGCCTACCGCGACGATGACGCCCGCGCGCGGCTCGCTTCCATTGCCGACGCCATTCTCAGCCATAACCGGCCCATCCACATCCGCTGCGACGACAGCGTCACCCGCGTGGTAGCCGGGGGCGAGCAACCCCTGCGGCGCTCACGGGGCTACGTGCCCGAACCGCTGCGCCTTGACCTGGCCGCCCCGCGGCCCATCCTTGCCGTCGGCGCGCACCAGAAAAACACCTTCTGCCTCTTCCGCGAGCGCGAGGCCGTCCTCAGCCACCACATCGGCGACCTGGAAAACCTGGAGACCCTCACCTCCTTCCGCGAAGGGATCGCCCACTTCGAGCGGCTCTTCGACATTGCGCCCGAGGTGGTGGCCTACGACCTGCACCCGGAATACCTGGCAACGAAAGAGGCCCTGGCGCTGTCAGTTGACATAAAAATCGGCGTACAGCACCATCACGCCCACATTGCCAGCGTCCTGGCCGAGCACGGGCGCGCGGGGCCGGTGATCGGCGTCGCTGCCGACGGCACGGGCTATGGTCCCGATGGGGCGATCTGGGGCGGCGAGGTGCTCCTGGCGACCCTGGGGGAGTACACCCGCCTCGGCCACCTGGCCTACGTGCCGCTGCCCGGCGGCGACGCGGCAGTGCGGCAGCCCTGGCGCATGGCCCTGGCCTACCTGTGGCAGGCCTACGGCCCGGACCTCACCACGCTGGACCTGCCGCTGCTGAAGGAGCTTGACCCGCTCCGGAAGGGGCTGATCTTGCGCATGATCGAGCGGGGTCTCAACAGCCCGCCGACCTCGAGCATGGGCCGGCTCTTCGACGCGGCGGCGGCGCTGGCGGGCCTCCACCCCGAGGCGTCCTACGAGGGCCAGGCGGCGATCGCCCTCGAGCACGCCGCCGAACCGGCGGAGCGCGGCTACCCCTTCTCGATCATCCTGGACGTCCCCTTCCGCCTGGATATGCGCCCGGCCATCCGCGCGCTGGTAGAGGACGTGCGACGTGGCGTGAGCGTAGGGGTCATCGCGGGGCGCTTCCATGCCACGGTCGCCGCCTGTCTGGCGGCGGCCTGCCGGCTGGCCCGTGAGCGCACCGGTCTGGAGGTAGTAGCGTTGAGCGGCGGCGTGTTCCAGAACCGGCTGCTGCTGGAGAGCCTGCTGCCGCGCCTCGCCGCCGACGGCTTTGAGACCCTGATCAACCGCCGCGTCCCGCCGAACGACGGCGGCCTGTCGCTCGGCCAGGCGGCCGTGGCGGCGTGGAGGATAAGAACGCATTGA
- a CDS encoding NUDIX hydrolase, whose translation MEEWVERHEVFRGRFFTVITGTARIANGQTARRDVVEHIGGVAVVPIHTGKVLLVRQYRIAAGREMLELPAGLLHPGEAPEEAAARELAEELGYRAGRLIPLGSYYTSPGYTNERTHIFLGLDLTPTDGTADWDEHLHPEERPLEGLQQALLEGAFSDAKTVIGLSLALAWLAQYGGVS comes from the coding sequence ATGGAAGAATGGGTCGAACGACACGAGGTGTTTCGAGGCCGCTTCTTCACGGTGATCACCGGCACGGCGCGGATCGCCAATGGGCAGACGGCCCGGCGGGACGTGGTGGAGCATATTGGCGGAGTGGCGGTCGTGCCAATCCACACGGGGAAGGTGCTGCTGGTGCGGCAGTACCGCATCGCCGCGGGCCGGGAGATGCTGGAACTGCCAGCGGGCCTGTTACATCCGGGCGAAGCTCCGGAGGAAGCGGCGGCCCGCGAGCTGGCCGAAGAACTGGGCTATCGCGCCGGGCGGCTCATCCCGCTGGGGAGCTACTACACATCACCGGGCTACACCAACGAACGCACCCACATCTTCCTGGGCCTCGACCTGACACCTACTGACGGCACGGCCGACTGGGACGAACACCTGCATCCCGAAGAGCGACCCCTGGAGGGCTTGCAGCAGGCGCTGCTCGAAGGGGCCTTCAGCGACGCCAAGACGGTGATCGGCCTCTCGCTGGCCCTGGCCTGGCTGGCGCAATACGGTGGCGTCTCATAG
- a CDS encoding DUF1269 domain-containing protein — protein sequence MQDDTLLLVYTFDSARQAREAKNAILDLTRRLGGPQSHVAVVQKRPDGRITLREPGDLREELSELAATVVGGAAWFVYTFAGMLGPQSATLAGEAANQAVHRLVRDTGFPDQALYEIGQELDAGSAALVALVPVQERDATVQELERLGGRLWEHALPASVVAELRQVEARG from the coding sequence ATGCAAGATGATACGCTGCTCCTGGTCTACACCTTCGACAGCGCGCGGCAGGCGCGCGAGGCGAAGAATGCCATCCTTGACCTGACTCGGCGGCTCGGCGGACCACAGAGCCACGTGGCGGTGGTGCAGAAGCGTCCCGACGGGCGGATCACCCTGCGCGAACCGGGCGACCTGCGCGAAGAGTTGAGCGAGCTTGCCGCAACTGTCGTAGGTGGGGCGGCATGGTTCGTATACACCTTTGCTGGCATGCTTGGCCCCCAATCAGCAACCCTGGCGGGGGAAGCAGCCAACCAGGCGGTGCATCGCCTGGTGCGCGACACGGGCTTTCCCGACCAGGCCCTCTATGAGATCGGTCAGGAACTCGACGCGGGTAGCGCGGCGCTGGTGGCGCTGGTCCCGGTTCAGGAGCGGGACGCCACGGTGCAGGAACTCGAACGCCTGGGTGGGCGGCTCTGGGAGCATGCCCTGCCGGCGAGCGTGGTGGCCGAGTTGCGGCAGGTGGAAGCGCGGGGGTGA
- a CDS encoding dipeptidase: MASQTMLPIFDGHNDTLLRLYRPQAGQERSFFRASPHGHLDAPRAIAGGFAGGLFAVFVPPAEESDAPDPDPPPGAGFMLPLPAPLEATYALHEAMRMTALLFRLEAESEGGMRVCRSVAEIEHCLDAGVLAAVLHFEGAEMIDPDLDALEVFYQAGLRSLGPVWSRPNVFGHGVPFAYPHAPDTGPGLTEAGKNLVRACNRLGIMLDVSHLNEAGFWDVARLSQAPLVATHSNAHALCANSRNLTDRQLDAIRDSDGMVGVNFAVSFLREDGARNPDTPLSTLVRHIDYLVERVGLERVGFGSDFDGATIPAAIGDVAGMPRLIAALRDHGYDEAALECLAYRNWLRVLRLTWR, from the coding sequence ATGGCTTCCCAGACAATGCTTCCTATCTTCGACGGCCACAACGATACGCTGCTGCGCCTCTACCGCCCCCAGGCGGGCCAGGAACGCTCGTTCTTCCGAGCCTCGCCTCACGGCCATCTTGACGCGCCCCGGGCAATCGCTGGCGGCTTTGCCGGCGGCCTTTTCGCTGTGTTTGTGCCTCCCGCCGAGGAGTCAGACGCACCCGATCCCGACCCGCCCCCCGGCGCAGGCTTTATGTTGCCGCTGCCCGCGCCGCTCGAGGCCACCTATGCCCTGCACGAGGCGATGCGCATGACGGCGCTGCTGTTCCGCCTGGAGGCCGAGTCGGAAGGTGGCATGCGCGTCTGCCGGAGCGTGGCCGAGATTGAGCATTGCCTCGATGCGGGCGTCCTTGCAGCGGTGCTCCACTTCGAGGGCGCCGAGATGATTGACCCGGATCTGGACGCCCTGGAGGTCTTCTACCAGGCGGGGTTGCGTTCGCTCGGCCCGGTATGGAGCCGGCCGAACGTCTTCGGGCACGGCGTGCCCTTCGCCTATCCGCACGCGCCTGACACCGGGCCGGGGTTGACCGAGGCGGGCAAGAACCTGGTGCGGGCCTGCAACCGGCTGGGGATCATGCTCGATGTGTCGCACCTGAACGAGGCGGGGTTCTGGGATGTAGCGCGATTGAGCCAGGCGCCGCTGGTGGCGACGCACTCCAACGCGCACGCGCTGTGCGCCAATTCGCGTAATCTTACCGACCGGCAACTCGATGCCATCCGCGACTCCGACGGCATGGTGGGAGTGAACTTCGCGGTCAGCTTTCTGCGAGAAGACGGCGCCCGCAACCCTGATACGCCGCTGAGCACACTGGTCCGGCATATTGACTACCTGGTTGAGCGAGTGGGCCTGGAGCGGGTCGGCTTCGGATCGGACTTCGACGGGGCGACGATACCCGCCGCGATCGGCGATGTGGCCGGTATGCCCAGGCTCATCGCGGCGCTGCGCGACCACGGCTACGATGAGGCGGCGCTGGAATGCCTGGCCTACCGCAACTGGCTGCGGGTGCTGCGCCTGACGTGGAGGTGA